The following nucleotide sequence is from Nitratidesulfovibrio termitidis HI1.
GACCATGGCGGCGTCAGGCTGGCCGCGATCCAGGCGGGGCACTTCGCGCACCACCTTGAACCTGGCCTGCATGGCCGGGTCGTGACAGCCCGCGCAGGAGACGGGACCGCTGTCGGTCTTGGCCGGGGCGGCGGCCACGCTGCGGTGACAGGTGATGCACTGGGTGTGCGCGGCTTCGCGCAGCGAAGGCTTCTTTTCCACGCGCGCGTCGCCGTGGCAGGCGCGGCAGGAATCTTCCTTGTTCTTGACCCAGGAAAGCTTTTTGGCGGCTTCGTCGTACACGTGGTGGCAGGCGCCGCAGTTCTTCTGCGGGTCATTCACCGGCGCGATGGCCTTGGCGGCCACGTGGCGGTAGTGCAGCGACTTGTCGAGGCCGATCTGCTTCCACGAAGAGGCAACGGGATTCGGGTTGTGGCACGAACGGCATTCGCCGTCCTGCGGCCCGGTCTTCTTGCCCGCCTTGGCCTGCTCGGTGTGACAGCCGATACAGTTGGCGTGGTAGATATTCTTCAGGTCGGCGGCGGTGGTGTCCTCAAGGCGCATGAATTTGAGCGACATCTTGCCCTTGTCGTCGTTCTTGTGGCAGGTGGCGCATTCCTTGCCGGGCGCGGCGACCTTGGCCACGGCCTCGGAATGCCGATCGTGCGGGAAGGTGACCTTCGGCAACTCCAGGTCGCCGAATTTCGCCATGACGCCGATCTCCACCAGGTCGGCGCGCTGCTCGCCCGTGGAGCCGGGAAGGGGCTTGGTCGTGCCCCGCGCATCCAGTCCGAAGACCGTGACCGCAGCCACGGCGACCAGAGCTCCCGCCCATCGCAGCAGTGATTTCGCGTTCATCATAGTGGCAGTCCTTTGAAATGAGTGAAACGCTTCCTCTGACAACCCTCAGTCGGCGTGCCGCCAGCCGGTTCCCTGCGGCTTGCGCGGCGGCACGTTCAGACAGAGCCCTGCCACGAAACGGAACCGCGCCGATGCCCCCCATGCCGGGGCACCCGCGTGTGGTCCGCATCGTGGTTCCTCCCTGTGGCGTTCACGCTATCCAGATGTATTGCCTGTGATGTCACACGGTTGTGCAACATGTGCAGGTTCATTCACCGGGTTTTTTCCGGCCGTTGGCGTCGGTCGGAAGGCGCGCGAATACCCTACTTCTAGGGTATGGAATAATTCCTACCGGAGGGGTATGCGATAATTAAGGGTGCGTCAAGCACATTTTGCGAAAAATCGGGGTTGCTCGAAGGCTTTCGCGTGTTGGTATTATTGGCTGATATATTTAATAAATTTTATGTATGTGAATGGTTGCAAACCGGTCTTTTTTAGTCCGGATTAAGGTGGTACGCCGCGTGGCGGTGGGGTGGTTTTTGCGAGGGTGCGCCCAAAAGGGTAGGGCAGGCGCGAAACGGGGGTGGATGCCGGAATACGGGTGTCGGGTTGCCG
It contains:
- the hmcA gene encoding sulfate respiration complex hexadecaheme cytochrome HmcA, with product MMNAKSLLRWAGALVAVAAVTVFGLDARGTTKPLPGSTGEQRADLVEIGVMAKFGDLELPKVTFPHDRHSEAVAKVAAPGKECATCHKNDDKGKMSLKFMRLEDTTAADLKNIYHANCIGCHTEQAKAGKKTGPQDGECRSCHNPNPVASSWKQIGLDKSLHYRHVAAKAIAPVNDPQKNCGACHHVYDEAAKKLSWVKNKEDSCRACHGDARVEKKPSLREAAHTQCITCHRSVAAAPAKTDSGPVSCAGCHDPAMQARFKVVREVPRLDRGQPDAAMVLPVAGPGAKDAPKGMKGSMKPVAFNHKVHEAASNTCRACHHVKIDNCTTCHTLEGVKDGNFVQIEKAMHQPDSMKSCVGCHNQKVQAPACAGCHGFMKTGAKPQPEAACAVCHADPVGPSGPLDAKAVADGGLLKATKEQRAEVAAATLAARRTTKGTLPADDIPEFVTIGVLSDKYEPSKLPHRKIINTLMAAIGDDKLAGTFHTDKATVCAGCHHNSPASKTPPKCASCHGKPFDAAKGDRPGLKAAYHQQCMGCHNRMKLEKPADTACAECHKERAK